TAGGGAGATAGCGGGTGAAGCCTCCCTCCACCTCCGGCACCAGGAAGTTGCGGATGCGCACGTTGGCGAAGGTGCCGCGCACCATCACCTCGTGGTTGCCGCGCCGGGAGCCGTAGGAGTTGAAGTCCTCCCTCCCGATCCCCTTTTCGGTCAGGTAACTGCCCGCCGGTGAATCCTTCTTGATGTTTCCGGCGGGGGAGATGTGGTCGGTGGTCACGCTGTCCCCCAGAAGGGCGAGAACCCGCGCGCCGCGGATTTCCTCCACCTCTTCGGGCGCCTCTTTCGTCATCCCCCGGAAGAAGGTCGGCTGTCGGATGTAGGTGGACTGAGGGTCCCAGGGGAAGCGCGTGCTCTCCTGTGCCTCCAGCGACTTCCACTGCTCGTCCCCTTCATAGATCGTTTCGTAGGTGCGGCGAAACATCTCCGTCTCGATTCCCTCCCGCACCGCCGCCCCGATCTCCTCCGGCTTCGGCCAGATGTCCCTCAGGTAGACGGGTTTCCCCTCCTTGTCCTCACCGAGGGGGTCGTTCTCCAGGTCGATGTCGATGCGCCCGGCCAGGGCGAAGGCGACCACCAGGGGAGGCGACATGAGGTAGTTGGCCCGTACGTCGGGGTTGATCCGTCCCTCGAAGTTGCGGTTTCCGGAGAGGACCGAGGCGACAACCAGCTCCTCCTGCCGGACGGCCTCCGAGATCTCAGGCGGAAGCGGGCCGGAGTTGCCGATGCAGGTGGTGCAGCCGTAGCCTGCCAGGTGGAACCCCAGCGCCTCCAGGGGGGCGGTGAGCCCGGCCCGGTCGAAGTAGTCCGTGACCACCCGGGAGCCTGGGGAGAGGGAGGTCTTCACCCACGGCTTGCGGGTCATCCCCCGCTCCACGGCGTTGCGGGCCAGCAGTCCTGCCGCCATCATCACCGAGGGGTTGGAGGTATTGGTGCAGCTGGTGATCGCGGAGATGACCACGGAGCCGTGGCCGATGCGGTGTTTCTCTCCGCCTATTTCGATCTCCACGGTCTTGCCGCCGGGGTCGGATTCCTCCCCGGGGTGCGGCGGAAGCAGGGAGGGGAGGGCCTCCCGGAAGGCGTCCTTAGCCCGGCCGAGGGGGATGCGGTCCTGGGGGCGTTTCGGCCCGGCGATGCTCGGCGTGACGGTAGACAGATCGAGCTCCAGGGTGTCGGAGAAGACCGGCTCTGGGGAACCCTCCGAGTGGAAGAGCCCCTGTTCCTTCATATACGTCTCCACCAGGGCGACCCGCTCTTCTGGGCGGCCGCTGAAGCGCAGATAGTCGAGGGTGGCCTTGTCGATGGGGAAGATGGCGCAGGTCGCCCCGTATTCGGGGGACATGTTCCCGATCGTCGCCCGGTCCGCGACGGAAAGGCGGCTGACTCCGGGGCCATAGAACTCCACGAACTTCCCGACCACCCCCTTGCGGCGCAGCATCTCGGTGACAGTGAGCACCAGGTCGGTGGCCGTCGCTCCCGGCGGTAATTCCCCGGAGAGGCGGAAGCCGATGACCTTGGGAGCGAGCATGGAGATGGGCTGGCCGAGCATCGCCGCCTCGGCCTCGATTCCGCCCACGCCCCATCCCAGGACCCCGAGGCCGTTGACCATAGGGGTGTGGGAGTCGGTACCCACCAGGGTGTCGGGGAAGGCCTGGGGCAGATCTCCGGACTGCTGCGGTCCGTCCCCCTCCAGCCCGAAGACGACCCGGGAGAGGTGCTCCAGATTGACCTGGTGGCAGATCCCTGCGTTGGGCGGGGCGACCTTGAAATTTGCGAAAGCCTTCTGTCCCCACTTGAGAAAGCCGTATCGCTCCCGGTTGCGCCGGTAGTCCATCTCTTGGTTGATGTCGAAGGCCTCGGGGGTGGCGAAGGCATCCACCTGGATGGAATGGTCGATCACCAGCTCCACCGGCTGCAGGGGGTTGATCGCCTCGGGGTTCCCCCCGAGCTCGGCCGTGGCGTCGCGCATGGCGGCCAGGTCGACCACCGCCGGAACACCCGTGAAGTCCTGCAGGAGGATGCGCGAGGGGAGGAAGGTGATCTCCTGTTCCGGCTCCGCCCCGGGTTTCCACCCGGCCAGAGCCCGGATGTCGTCCGCCGATACCAGGACGCCGTCCTCGTTGCGCAGCAGGTTTTCCAGCAGGATGCGCAGGGAGTAGGGGAGGCGGCTCGTATCGAACCCTTCTTTTGCCAGGGCGTCCAGGCGGAAAATTTCATACTCCCGGCCGCCGACGGAGAGAGTGGCTTTGGCACCGAAGCTGTTGTTCATGGGGGGCTCCTTTCGAGATAAATCAGCCTCCAAGTATAACAGGCCTCGGTCCTTCTGTCGCTCGCTGGCCTCGCGTTGAGACAGAATCTGGTCAGCCCCTGCGGGTGGATTTCGAAGGCACGCGAGCTGCCAGTCGGTGCATCATCTCGGCGGCCGCCGTCCATGCCAGATGATTGCCGAGCTCCTTGACGCTGGGCTGCCAGGGGATCTTGCGCAGGGAGGGGGAAACCCCAAGGAGAGGGGCCATCATCCCGTCGCAGGCGAGGAAAAAGGGTATGGCGAAGGGAATGCCTCCCCAGCGCGCGAGACGCGGCTCTTTTTTGCGGGCCGCGGCGTAGATCAGCCCCCACATGATGCCGTAGGCAAGCCCGAAGGCCTGCTTCGCCCGTTGCTCCTGCTTTTTGGAAAGCCTTTTGCCGGTGACTTTACGGGCAAAATAAGGTCCGGCAATTTCATGGGGGGAAGCTTTACGAACCTTTCTGTCGCGTTTCTTCTGCTCTTTGCTGACGAAGCGGTCAAGGAGCTGATCGCTCTGTCCCGCCACTCCTCCCGCCACCAGTCCGGCCACCACTCCGGTCATGAGCGGATGAGAGGACTGGGGGGCCGTTTTGGAATTGCTCTTGAACATATCCACCTCCAGGCGTTTGGCGCCGAAGCGGGTTGCCGATGGAAAGGGGCATTCTTGTCGGGTGCCTTCCCTTTCAACTTCAGGTTATCCGGATGCGGAGGGGAGTCAAGCCTGTGGGAGTCTGCTTGCAACTCGGGCTTCCTTTAGTACTCTAAAGAATCAAAATGAAGCTTCTGCATGGATGTGGACCGTTTCCCCGGATAGTTTTTTTCCTCTACCCTGGAGCATTGAAGCTGAACCTTTTCGATGTGCTTTTTCAGACGATTGGCGGACTGGGGATTTTCATCCTCGGCATGAACATGATGGCCGACGGCCTGAAGATGAGTGCCGGGACAAGGATAAAAAGCATCCTCTGCACCATCTCGTCGAATAGAATCGTCGGCTGCATTACGGGGACTCTGGTTACGGCGGTCGTCCAATCTTCCTCGGCGACCACGGTCATGCTGATCGGATTCGTCAGCGCGGGTCTGATAAGCCTGCAGCAGGCCGTAGGCGTGATCCTTGGCGCCAACATCGGCACGACCGTCACATCCCAGCTCATCGCCTTCAAACTGACCAGTGCGGCCTTGCCGGCCATCGGGGTCGGCGTCGCGCTGAAATTCTTTTCCAAAAACCGCAAATTGAGATATCTCGGGGAGGTGGTCCTCGGCTTCGGGTTGCTGTTTTTCGGCATGACCGTTATGAAGGCGGGTCTTTCGCCGATAAAGAGCGACCCTTCCTTCGTTTCGGTTTTCACCCACTTCGATCCGGGAACCACCGGCGGCCTGTTCCTCAGCGTTGTGACCGGTGCCGTTCTCACCATCATGGTCCAGTCCTCATCGGCCACGGTCGGATTGACCATGGCGCTGGCGACCCAGGAACTCCTGTCTTTTCCGGGAGCGATGGCCCTTGTCCTGGGAGAAAACATCGGCACCACCATTACGGCAGAGCTGGCGACGATCGGAACGCGCAACATAAATGCCCACCGGGCCGCCCGGGCCCATACCATGTTCAACGTCATCGGGGTGGGGATCATACTTTTGATATTTCCACAGTTTGTCGGTCTGGTGGAATCGATTACCGGCTGGCTCGGGTACGGCGCGGCGAATCAGGTCGTCAGCGGCGAAGCGGTGAATATCGCCCGGTATATCGCCAACGGGCACACGATGTTCAATCTAATCAATGCCATGATTTTCCTGATGTTTCTTCCCGTTCTTATCAAAGCGGCCATCTTGCTGTCGCCCCGGGAGAAGGAGACGGACGCGTTCAAAACGAATCTCAATCATATCTTCGACGATTCCCCCATTGCCGCATTGGCACAGGTCAGGAGCGAGATCGTCAAGATGGCCAGATTGGCCGACCTGACGCTGAGGAATACGGTCGAATGCATGGAAAACAGGAATTGTAAAAGACTCGGCAACTGGAAGCCTTATGAGGAACAGCTCGATCTGATGAAACAGGAAATCACCACCTACCTGACCAAGATCTATCAGGGTAATGTGACGGAGTCAGAGGCCAGGGAGGTCGCCAGCCTGATGAGGATGACCAATAATATCGAAAAAATAGGAGACTCGGTCGAAAATCTGGCCAAGCTGACGAACAGAATCATCGAAGAGGGGGTGGAGTTCAACTCTGGCGCCATAGCCGATATGAAAAGAATAGCCGAACAGGTGATCGTTTTTTTTCAGCTCGTCACCAGGCAGATCAGCAGGCGTACGGAGGAACTCATGGAGCGGGCCGAAGAGATGGAGGAATGCATCGACCGGATGCGGGAGGAGATGCGCCAGGAGCACATCGAAGGGCTGCGCAACGGAAGATGCGATATCGAGCCCGGCCTTATTTTCATCGATATGCTGGGAAATTTCGAGAAGATCGGGGATTACTGTTTCAACATCGCTGAGGCGGTAACGGGAAGGAAATAGAACCGCTGGGCGGGCGCGAATTCATCGACGACGGGGCAGCGAAAACAGAAGACCCGATTCCTTATCCCGGGTCTTCGCCTTTGCTGCAGTCCCGTTAATTATAACGGTCGATATGGGAGTCAAATCAGCTTTGGTTTACAGAGATTTTCTTCGTTATTCACTCGTGCCCCGCAGTTGGCGCAGACATATCGGGGGTTCTCGAAAATTTTTTCGATCTCGGGGTTTCTTTCCTTGTAATTCAATTGACAGGCATGAAGGGCGCAATGTTCTTCGGGATTGATGCAGTCCTTATCGGCCATGATTCCTCCTTCTGTTTATGAACATGATATCGCAGGTTGCAATTCAGTCAATAAACCAGATTCCTCATTTCCCTTATCGATCTGTCGCGAAAAGCCATTGACAAATTTCAATCCTCCGTCTCAGTTCTTCCTTCTCGGGGAATGGAGCGTTTCCGGCTGCACTGAATAAGGAGGCCGCCTCTTGGTGTCGGAGCATTGGAGGCGATATTTGTTTTTGTTTTCTGAATTTGATAAAGTTCTTCCTGGCACATCCGCCTGGTCTTCGAATAAAATATCGAACCCCCTGCGTCAGGGAAAACCTGTTAGGTATCTTTTCCGATGAACTGTCGTTCGGGATGCGGCGCCTGCTGCATCGCACCTTCGATCTCCTCCCCTATCCCAGGGATGCCGGGGGGCAAACCGGCCGGGGTGCGCTGCGTCCAGTTGACGCCGGAAAACCTCTGTCTGCTGTTCGAAACGGCTGAACGCCCCGCGGTCTGCCGGAGCCTGAGACCGGGCGCCGGGATGTGCGGCGGCAGCGCGGAGGAGGCGATGGAAAGGCTCGCGGCGATGGAGCGGGAGACGGAGCCCGGAGATTCATGACCATCTCCTCTTCCCCCGAACTCTCCATCATCATACCCGTCATCAACGAGGCGGAAACCCTTCCGGCGCTTTTCACCATGCTTGCACGGCAGGATCGGGTCGATTTCGAGATTCTGCTCGTCGACGGCGGCTCGGTGGACGGAACCCTGCCCCTGGCCGGCAAGCTTGCGGCCGAATCCCCCTTCGAATGCCGGATCGTGCGCAGCGAAAAGGGGCGCGGTCGCCAGCTCAACGCCGGGGCGAGAGCCGCGGGCACCCGGACCCTTCTCTTCCTCCATGCCGACTCCGCATTTTCCGAT
The window above is part of the Desulfuromonas sp. TF genome. Proteins encoded here:
- the acnA gene encoding aconitate hydratase AcnA produces the protein MNNSFGAKATLSVGGREYEIFRLDALAKEGFDTSRLPYSLRILLENLLRNEDGVLVSADDIRALAGWKPGAEPEQEITFLPSRILLQDFTGVPAVVDLAAMRDATAELGGNPEAINPLQPVELVIDHSIQVDAFATPEAFDINQEMDYRRNRERYGFLKWGQKAFANFKVAPPNAGICHQVNLEHLSRVVFGLEGDGPQQSGDLPQAFPDTLVGTDSHTPMVNGLGVLGWGVGGIEAEAAMLGQPISMLAPKVIGFRLSGELPPGATATDLVLTVTEMLRRKGVVGKFVEFYGPGVSRLSVADRATIGNMSPEYGATCAIFPIDKATLDYLRFSGRPEERVALVETYMKEQGLFHSEGSPEPVFSDTLELDLSTVTPSIAGPKRPQDRIPLGRAKDAFREALPSLLPPHPGEESDPGGKTVEIEIGGEKHRIGHGSVVISAITSCTNTSNPSVMMAAGLLARNAVERGMTRKPWVKTSLSPGSRVVTDYFDRAGLTAPLEALGFHLAGYGCTTCIGNSGPLPPEISEAVRQEELVVASVLSGNRNFEGRINPDVRANYLMSPPLVVAFALAGRIDIDLENDPLGEDKEGKPVYLRDIWPKPEEIGAAVREGIETEMFRRTYETIYEGDEQWKSLEAQESTRFPWDPQSTYIRQPTFFRGMTKEAPEEVEEIRGARVLALLGDSVTTDHISPAGNIKKDSPAGSYLTEKGIGREDFNSYGSRRGNHEVMVRGTFANVRIRNFLVPEVEGGFTRYLPTGETMPIYDAAERYRQDGTPLIVLAGKEYGSGSSRDWAAKGPFLQGVKAVIAQSYERIHRSNLIGMGILPLQFRSGDSIDSLELTGEETFEVVGLAKCLSGDCPEGGKVKVRATREDGGCVEFPALVRIDTPQEVLYYRHGGILQYVLRQLASGKAPKAVSGALAATAQASPEHTPGGKEVEEGSEESFPASDPPAY
- a CDS encoding DUF1440 domain-containing protein; the encoded protein is MFKSNSKTAPQSSHPLMTGVVAGLVAGGVAGQSDQLLDRFVSKEQKKRDRKVRKASPHEIAGPYFARKVTGKRLSKKQEQRAKQAFGLAYGIMWGLIYAAARKKEPRLARWGGIPFAIPFFLACDGMMAPLLGVSPSLRKIPWQPSVKELGNHLAWTAAAEMMHRLAARVPSKSTRRG
- a CDS encoding Na/Pi cotransporter family protein; the protein is MKLLHGCGPFPRIVFFLYPGALKLNLFDVLFQTIGGLGIFILGMNMMADGLKMSAGTRIKSILCTISSNRIVGCITGTLVTAVVQSSSATTVMLIGFVSAGLISLQQAVGVILGANIGTTVTSQLIAFKLTSAALPAIGVGVALKFFSKNRKLRYLGEVVLGFGLLFFGMTVMKAGLSPIKSDPSFVSVFTHFDPGTTGGLFLSVVTGAVLTIMVQSSSATVGLTMALATQELLSFPGAMALVLGENIGTTITAELATIGTRNINAHRAARAHTMFNVIGVGIILLIFPQFVGLVESITGWLGYGAANQVVSGEAVNIARYIANGHTMFNLINAMIFLMFLPVLIKAAILLSPREKETDAFKTNLNHIFDDSPIAALAQVRSEIVKMARLADLTLRNTVECMENRNCKRLGNWKPYEEQLDLMKQEITTYLTKIYQGNVTESEAREVASLMRMTNNIEKIGDSVENLAKLTNRIIEEGVEFNSGAIADMKRIAEQVIVFFQLVTRQISRRTEELMERAEEMEECIDRMREEMRQEHIEGLRNGRCDIEPGLIFIDMLGNFEKIGDYCFNIAEAVTGRK
- a CDS encoding YkgJ family cysteine cluster protein — translated: MNCRSGCGACCIAPSISSPIPGMPGGKPAGVRCVQLTPENLCLLFETAERPAVCRSLRPGAGMCGGSAEEAMERLAAMERETEPGDS